A genomic window from Cyprinus carpio isolate SPL01 chromosome A2, ASM1834038v1, whole genome shotgun sequence includes:
- the LOC109099638 gene encoding cytokine receptor-like factor 1 isoform X2 encodes MIWLLFLLHCAAGVLSSSTQVATIYPQDPALPIGSSLTATCSVNPDHGVHAGSLYWTLNGKRLPSSTYSVLSPTVLSVTLPRLSGSRQRSGDNLVCHNSGGHVLAGSCIYVGMPPEKPVDLTCWSRNTKDLTCRWAPGGQGETFIKTKYTLKYKLRWYGREKECEDYSAGEPYTCYIPRDLALFTPYEIWVEASNQLGTATSDIIYLDILDVVTTDPPTDVTVSRVGDLEDQLTVRWGTPPALKDFLFQAKYQIRYRLEESSDWKVVDDVGNQTSCRLAGLRPGTVYFVQVRCNPVGILGSRKAGIWSDWSHPTAASTPHSERLLTGSCDSKVGQQNSTLRRDLKQFFGWVRKHAYGCSGMSIKLYDQWRVWLQKSHKTRNQVGSSRR; translated from the exons ATGATCTGGTTATTGTTTTTGCTCCACTGTGCTGCCGGCGTGTTGTCGTCTTCCACCC AGGTGGCTACAATCTACCCTCAAGACCCGGCCCTTCCAATCGGCTCCAGTCTGACAGCCACATGCTCAGTGAATCCAGACCACGGCGTTCACGCAGGCTCACTCTACTGGACTCTGAACGGAAAGCGTCTTCCCAGCAGCACCTACAGCGTTCTGAGCCCCACTGTGCTCAGTGTCACCCTCCCGCGTCTCTCCGGGTCCCGCCAACGCTCCGGAGACAACCTCGTGTGCCATAACAGCGGGGGTCATGTGCTGGCCGGCTCCTGCATCTATGTTGGCA TGCCTCCTGAGAAACCCGTGGATCTTACCTGCTGGTCCAGGAACACCAAAGACCTCACCTGTAGATGGGCCCCTGGGGGCCAGGGGGAAACCTTCATCAAGACAAAATACACACTCAAATATAAGCTCAG GTGGTATGGACGAGAAAAGGAGTGTGAGGACTATAGCGCTGGAGAGCCGTACACATGCTACATCCCCCGCGACCTCGCCCTCTTCACACCCTACGAGATATGGGTGGAGGCCTCCAACCAACTCGGAACCGCAACGTCTGACATCATCTACTTGGATATCTTAGACGTGG TGACGACAGACCCACCGACTGACGTGACTGTGAGCCGAGTGGGTGACCTGGAGGACCAGCTGACCGTGCGCTGGGGGACACCGCCTGCACTAAAAGACTTCCTCTTTCAGGCCAAATACCAGATCAGATACAGACTGGAGGAAAGCAGTGACTGGAAG GTGGTGGATGATGTTGGGAACCAGACTTCCTGCAGGCTGGCAGGGTTGCGGCCAGGCACGGTGTATTTCGTGCAGGTGCGCTGTAATCCGGTAGGGATTCTGGGATCTAGGAAAGCTGGCATTTGGAGTGACTGGAGTCACCCAACTGCAGCCTCAACACCGCACAGCG AACGGCTGCTGACAGGGTCATGTGACTCAAAGGTGGGGCAGCAGAACTCCACGTTGCGACGGGATTTGAAGCAGTTCTTTGGCTGGGTGCGCAAACACGCCTATGGTTGCAGCGGTATGAGTATCAAACTTTATGATCAGTGGCGGGTCTGGCTGCAGAAATCTCACAAAACGCGCAACCAGGTAG GTTCTTCAAGGAGATAA
- the LOC109099638 gene encoding cytokine receptor-like factor 1 isoform X1 — protein MIWLLFLLHCAAGVLSSSTQVATIYPQDPALPIGSSLTATCSVNPDHGVHAGSLYWTLNGKRLPSSTYSVLSPTVLSVTLPRLSGSRQRSGDNLVCHNSGGHVLAGSCIYVGMPPEKPVDLTCWSRNTKDLTCRWAPGGQGETFIKTKYTLKYKLRWYGREKECEDYSAGEPYTCYIPRDLALFTPYEIWVEASNQLGTATSDIIYLDILDVVTTDPPTDVTVSRVGDLEDQLTVRWGTPPALKDFLFQAKYQIRYRLEESSDWKVVDDVGNQTSCRLAGLRPGTVYFVQVRCNPVGILGSRKAGIWSDWSHPTAASTPHSERLLTGSCDSKVGQQNSTLRRDLKQFFGWVRKHAYGCSGMSIKLYDQWRVWLQKSHKTRNQVLQGDKS, from the exons ATGATCTGGTTATTGTTTTTGCTCCACTGTGCTGCCGGCGTGTTGTCGTCTTCCACCC AGGTGGCTACAATCTACCCTCAAGACCCGGCCCTTCCAATCGGCTCCAGTCTGACAGCCACATGCTCAGTGAATCCAGACCACGGCGTTCACGCAGGCTCACTCTACTGGACTCTGAACGGAAAGCGTCTTCCCAGCAGCACCTACAGCGTTCTGAGCCCCACTGTGCTCAGTGTCACCCTCCCGCGTCTCTCCGGGTCCCGCCAACGCTCCGGAGACAACCTCGTGTGCCATAACAGCGGGGGTCATGTGCTGGCCGGCTCCTGCATCTATGTTGGCA TGCCTCCTGAGAAACCCGTGGATCTTACCTGCTGGTCCAGGAACACCAAAGACCTCACCTGTAGATGGGCCCCTGGGGGCCAGGGGGAAACCTTCATCAAGACAAAATACACACTCAAATATAAGCTCAG GTGGTATGGACGAGAAAAGGAGTGTGAGGACTATAGCGCTGGAGAGCCGTACACATGCTACATCCCCCGCGACCTCGCCCTCTTCACACCCTACGAGATATGGGTGGAGGCCTCCAACCAACTCGGAACCGCAACGTCTGACATCATCTACTTGGATATCTTAGACGTGG TGACGACAGACCCACCGACTGACGTGACTGTGAGCCGAGTGGGTGACCTGGAGGACCAGCTGACCGTGCGCTGGGGGACACCGCCTGCACTAAAAGACTTCCTCTTTCAGGCCAAATACCAGATCAGATACAGACTGGAGGAAAGCAGTGACTGGAAG GTGGTGGATGATGTTGGGAACCAGACTTCCTGCAGGCTGGCAGGGTTGCGGCCAGGCACGGTGTATTTCGTGCAGGTGCGCTGTAATCCGGTAGGGATTCTGGGATCTAGGAAAGCTGGCATTTGGAGTGACTGGAGTCACCCAACTGCAGCCTCAACACCGCACAGCG AACGGCTGCTGACAGGGTCATGTGACTCAAAGGTGGGGCAGCAGAACTCCACGTTGCGACGGGATTTGAAGCAGTTCTTTGGCTGGGTGCGCAAACACGCCTATGGTTGCAGCGGTATGAGTATCAAACTTTATGATCAGTGGCGGGTCTGGCTGCAGAAATCTCACAAAACGCGCAACCAG GTTCTTCAAGGAGATAAATCATAG
- the LOC109099646 gene encoding outer dense fiber protein 3-like protein 2, protein MAPHSVFLFMPAGPGPGRYALPPTIGYINHDYTKPSSPAYSFHSRMSSNMVSVDSSPGPQYHVDAKMTRFGRDGTPSYSMLGKKKTGGADTFQTPGPGAYCPEKAPPLNLHHRPLSYTMAFRTRYRSVDPVPAPNRYTLPNLFSSHVPHKPSSASFTMSARRKAGGPSEDLSMTPGPGHYNSTDPSIYLNRQPSFSMHSRFNIPTDDTRKPGPGTHSPEKVTAYLHRAPSFSMGVRHSEFVTPLIVDVLD, encoded by the exons ATGGCTCCAcactctgtttttttgtttatgcccGCAGGGCCCGGACCGGGGCGTTATGCTCTTCCACCCACTATCGGTTACATAAACCATGACTACACCAAACCCAGCAGCCCGGCCTATTCCTTCCACAGCCGCATGAGCAGCAACA TGGTGTCTGTGGATTCCAGTCCAGGACCGCAGTATCATGTAGATGCCAAAATGACACGCTTTGGCAGAGACGGTACCCCATCATACTCCATGCTGGGCAAAAAAAAGACAGGTGGGG CTGATACATTCCAGACTCCTGGACCTGGAGCCTACTGTCCTGAGAAAGCTCCACCTTTGAACCTTCACCACAGACCTCTGTCTTACACCATGGCCTTCCGTACACGCTACCGCAGTGTGGATCCTGTACCGGCACCCAACCGCTACACCTTACCCAACCTCTTCAGCTCTCACGTTCCCCACAAACCCTCCAGCGCCAGCTTCACCATGTCAGCACGCAGGAAAGCAGGCGGCCCATCGGAGGACCTGTCCATGACCCCAGGGCCCGGCCATTACAACAGCACAGATCCGAGCATTTACCTGAACAGACAGCCTTCTTTCTCCATGCACAGCCGTTTTAATATTCCCACCGATGACACTCGGAAACCTGGCCCAGGCACACACAGCCCAGAAAAGGTGACAGCATACCTGCATCGTGCACCATCTTTCTCCATGGGTGTTCGTCACTCAGAGTTTGTAACACCACTGATTGTTGACGTATTAGACTGA